One genomic window of Aptenodytes patagonicus chromosome 19, bAptPat1.pri.cur, whole genome shotgun sequence includes the following:
- the HP1BP3 gene encoding heterochromatin protein 1-binding protein 3 isoform X2 — MPIRRSVNSSSRETPPKSKPADGEEVKADAEVTSEESASVGEEQENETLPAASSEAEQPKEPENEGKGEAKSSEETKKDEKDQSKEKEKKVKKTIPAWATLSASQLARAQKQTQMAATSRPKMDAILTEAIRACFQKSGASVVAIRKYIIHKYPSLELERRGYLLKQALKRELERGIIRQVKGKGASGSFVVVPNAGKTVPKARDRKKSTSASTAEQQVKLEDILPLAFTRLCEPKEASYSLIKKYVSQYYPKLKVDIRPQLLKNALQRAVEKGQLEQITGKGASGTFQLKKSGEKPLLGGTLMEDAILSAIAAMNEPKTCSTTALKKYILENHPGTNSNFQVHLLKRTLQKCEKNGWMEQISGKGFSGTFQLCFPYYPSPDVLYPEKQQDEDSEESDEEEEEESEEEEESEEEESEEEEPPPKKRMQKRPPPKSRSRAPPMKRRESKPKPRKTPAARRGKAKPPPKVKTPAKKAKPAAPAIKKPSGGSSSKKPAASGRKEVKPSAKGKSTMRKSLRAKK, encoded by the exons ATGCCGATCCGTCGCTCGGTGAATTCTTCTTCCCGGGAAACTCCTCCCAAAAGCAAACCTGCTGATGGTGAAGAGGTCAAAGCAG ATGCAGAAGTCACCTCTGAGGAATCTGCCTCTGTTGGAGAAGAACAAGAGAATGAAACCCTGCCTGCTGCATCCAGTGAAGCAGAACAGCCAAAGGAACCTGAGAatgaagggaagggggaagcaaAGTCCTCAGAAGAAACCAAAAAGGA CGAGAAGGATCAGTctaaggaaaaggagaagaaggtgaaAAAGACCATTCCTGCATGGGCTACTCTTTCTGCTAGCCAGCTAGCTAGAGCACAGAAGCAAACTCAGATGGCTGCCACCTCACGTCCCAAAATGGATGCTATTTTAACTGAGGCCATCAGG gCGTGCTTTCAAAAGAGTGGTGCATCGGTCGTTGCAATACGTAAATACATCATCCACAAATACCCTTCCCTGGAGCTTGAGAGGAGAGGCTATCTGCTAAAGCAAGCATTgaaaagggagctggagagagGAATCATTAGACAG GTGAAAGGAAAGGGAGCTTCTGGGAGCTTTGTGGTGGTGCCTAATGCAGGAAAAACTGTTCCAAAAGCCAGAGACAGAAAG AAAAGCACTTCCGCTTCGACTGCAGAGCAACAAGTCAAGCTGGAAGATATCCTGCCGCTGGCTTTCACCCGCCTTTGTGAGCCGAAGGAAGCTTCTTACAGCCTGATCAAGAAATATGTGTCTCAGTATTACCCCAAACTCAAAGTAGATATAAG ACCCCAGCTGTTGAAGAATGCCCTGCAGAGAGCTGTAGAGAAGGGCCAGTTAGAGCAGATCACAGGGAAGGGAGCGTCTGGGACATTCCAG CTGAAGAAATCAGGGGAGAAGCCCCTGCTGGGTGGGACTCTGATGGAAGATGCCATCCTGTCTGCTATTGCGGCCATGAACGAACCGAAGACCTGCTCCACCACAGCGCTGAAGAAGTATATCCTGGAAAACCACCCAGGGACCAACTCCAACTTCCAGG tgcATCTACTGAAGAGAACCCTGCAGAAATGTGAGAAGAATGGCTGGATGGAGCAAATTTCCGGAAAGGGCTTCAGTGGAACCTTTCAGCTTTGCTTCCCTTATTATCCTAG CCCAGATGTGCTCTACCCAGAGAAGCAGCAGGATGAGGACTCTGAGGAAtctgatgaggaagaagaggaggaatctgaggaggaagaagaatctGAAGAGGAAGAGTCTGAGGAGGAAGAGCCACCACCAAAGAAGAG GATGCAGAAGAGACCGCCTCCAAAATCACGGAGCAGGGCCCCTCCGATGAAGCGAAGAGAGTCCAAACCCAAGCCAAGAAAAACCCCCGCAGCCCGCCGGGGGAAAGCAAAGCCCCCTCCCAAGGTTAAAACCCCTGCTAAGAAAGCcaaaccagcagccccagccatcaAGAAACCCTCTGGTGGCAGCTCTTCCAAGAAACCAGCAGCCAGCGGGAGGAAGGAAGTGAAACCCTCCGCCAAGGGCAAATCCACCATGAGGAAATCTCTCCgggcaaaaaagtaa
- the SH2D5 gene encoding SH2 domain-containing protein 5, producing MLRVGTWGPLHWVWDAGTLASGLGDHTLLLGSVWRDPCFGASTWGHLHWGQDLGTTVRGPPRGSAGWKRGTVGAGCVCPLPPRRDRHQGPGPGSPPPWVAPNNSDAAPEPLNPILIQPSPRNLAAMRKKPANGRGPDPAAPQQRARGIAKPAEYVGSFAVEDLDLQQQAGRLEEQLRALKDCPRRRSVVLRFSLQGLKVYGADGETLLMAHALRRILYSTWRHADCQFAFVARNPRSPASTLFCHLFVGPPGEVQTLHLLLCRSFQLCYLLAHPEEQAGEGEPPGAGVLREPLNPEEVSRNVNALVSFRRLPAPAGLGSLGAGERRLEAEGRAGAWRPGNPYCSPVLVRKKAIRSKVLRSGAYRDCGGESQLHQPPRDAAAAGWESKGARSLAFLPENESVLAESVWAFAGIARDGGIALLRRDVPGAFLLRPEPGLAKRWCLWVRAPCGIVPYCLFRTHQGRFCVEHSNAEFASVAALLAHYSGAPGGCFCRLAPGRRNPGYEERDPGGGASAWGEAAWAPATPVGVQHERG from the exons ATGCTCAgggtggggacgtggggacctTTGCATTGGGTTTGGGATGCAGGGACCCTCGCGTCGGGACTGGGGGACCATACTCTTTTATTGGGGTCGGTATGGAGGGACCCCTGCTTCGGGGCCAGCACTTGGGGACATCTGCACTGGGGTCAGGACTTGGGGACCACCGTACGGGGACCTCCCCGGGGCTCAGCGGGCTGGAAACGGGGGACGGTGGGGGCAGGTTGTGTCTGTCCCCTTCCTCCTCGCAGGGACCGTCACCAGGGGCCAGGTCCGGGCTCCCCGCCACCCTGGGTGGCTCCGAATAATTCGGATGCGGCACCGGAGCCGCTTAACCCCATCCTGATCCAGCCTTCGCCCCGAAACCTGGCTGCCATGAGGAAGAAGCCGGCCAACGGGAGGGGGCCGGATCCTGCGGCCCCCCAGCAGCGAGCCCGGGGCATCGCCAAGCCGGCGGAG TACGTGGGCTCCTTTGCGGTGGAGGACTTGGACTTGCAGCAGCAAGCggggcggctggaggagcagctgcGGGCGCTGAAG GACTGCCCCAGGAGGAGGTCGGTGGTGCTGAGGTTCAGCTTGCAGGGGCTGAAGGTCTACGGTGCCGACGGGGAG ACTCTGCTGATGGCGCACGCTCTCCGCCGGATCCTGTACAGCACGTGGCGACACGCCGATTGCCAGTTCGCCTTTGTGGCCCGCAATCCCCGCAGCCCCGCCAGCACCCTCTTCTGCCACCTCTTCGTGGGGCCCCCGGGCGAG GTCCAGACCCTGCACCTCTTGCTCTGCCGCTCCTTCCAGCTCTGCTACCTCCTGGCGCACCCCGAGGAGCAGGCGGGCGAGGGGGAGCCCCCGGGGGCCGGGGTGCTGCGGGAGCCGCTCAACCCCGAGGAGGTGTCGCGCAACGTCAACGCCCTCGTCTCCTTCCGACGCCTGCCTGCGCCCGCCGGCCTCGGCTCCCTGGGCGCAGGG GAGCGGCGGCTggaggcagagggcagagctggtgccTGGCGCCCGGGGAACCCCTACTGCTCCCCGGTTCTGGTGCGCAAAAAAGCCATCCGCAGCAAAGTCCTGCGCTCGGGGGCTTACCGGGACTGCGGGGGCGAGAGCCAGCTCCACCAGCCGCCTCGTGACGCCG CGGCGGCGGGATGGGAGAGCAAAGGGGCGAGGAGCTTGGCCTTCCTCCCCGAAAACGAGAGCGTCCTCGCCGAGAGCGTGTGGGCCTTCGCCGGCATCGCCAG GGACGGCGGCATCGCGCTGCTGCGGCGGGACGTCCCCGGCGCCTTCCTCCTGCGCCCCGAGCCCGGCCTGGCCAAGCGCTGGTGCCTGTGGGTGCGGGCGCCCTGCGGCATCGTCCCCTACTGCCTCTTCAGGACCCACCAGGGCAGGTTCTGCGTGGAG CACTCCAACGCCGAGTTCGCCAGCGTGGCCGCCCTCCTGGCTCACTACTCCGGGGCGCCGGGGGGCTGCTTCTGCCGCCTGGCCCCCGGCCGCCGCAACCCCGGCTACGAGGAGCGGGACCCCGGCGGCGGGGCCAGCGCCTGGGGGGAGGCCGCCTGGGCCCCCGCCACCCCCGTTGGGGTGCAGCATGAACGGGGTtag
- the KIF17 gene encoding kinesin-like protein KIF17, whose translation MASEAVKVIVRCRPMNEREKALGCKAVVSMESARGQCFLQNPAAASEPPKQFTFDGAYYQEHNTEQIYNEIAYPLVEGVTEGYNGTIFAYGQTGSGKSFTMQGIVDPSTQKGIIPRAFEHIFESVQCAENAKFLVRASYLEIYNEDIRDLLGADTKQKLELKEHPEKGVYVKGLSLHAVHSVVQCERIMETGWRNRAVGYTLMNKDSSRSHSIFTVNMEIYTVDEQGQDHLRAAKLNLVDLAGSERQSKTGATGERLKEATKINLSLSALGNVISALVDSRCKHIPYRDSKLTRLLQDSLGGNTKTLMVACLSPADNNYDESLSTLRYANRAKNIKNKPCINEDPKDALLREYQEEIKKLKAILAEQMSANNLSGLLPAETAHLEVKPAPILKPQLDLEAEKQLIREEYEERLARLKASYEAEQASRARLEEDISSLRNHYDLKLSALEENLRKEAAAMRTETTPDETPLPEDSVAAADEEPTSAQDPAAPRTVQDAGGVSRGSAGAEVAVTAEGISVPADQQQVLARLQMLERQVVGGEQAENKDLKEKQKRRKKYAAERRMQLVAALQQSDEDSSDWVLLNVYDSIQEEVRAKSKLLEKVQKKLRAAETEIKDLQSEFELEKIDYLGTIRRLERDLMLFQQLLDQVQSLVRRDCNYSNLEKVKRESVWDEEAGCWKIPEPVIEKSRLPAAVPALPQPKPARKSPLAESGELTPEEDRYKLVLNRSDSETVASNYFRPTRASRILLPDPTTNRAPPGPAGAPSGASPRPRPFRLQALALAPPTPTTKRKKGKAGPNSRPL comes from the exons ATGGCCTCGGAGGCAGTGAAGGTGATCGTGCGCTGCCGGCCCATGAACGAGCGTGAGAAGGCTCTCGGCTGCAAGGCGGTTGTCAGCATGGAGAGCGCGCGGGGCCAGTGCTTCCTCCAAAACCCCGCTGCTGCCAGCGAGCCCCCGAAGCAGTTCACCTTCGATGGGGCGTACTACCAGGAGCACAACACGGAGCAGATCTACAATGAGATCGCCTACCCGCTCGTGGAG GGTGTCACTGAAGGTTACAACGGCACCATATTTGCCTACGGCCAGACTGGCAGCGGGAAGTCATTCACCATGCAGGGAATCGTGGATCCTTCTACACAGAAAGGCATAATACCCAGGGCATTTGAACACATTTTTGAGAGCGTACAG TGTGCCGAAAATGCCAAGTTCTTGGTGAGAGCTTCCTACCTGGAGATTTACAATGAAGACATACGAGACCTTCTAGGAGCTGACACCAAGCAGAAGCTGGAG CTGAAGGAGCACCCAGAGAAAGGGGTGTACGTGAAGGGGCTGTCTCTGCACGCAGTGCATAGCGTGGTCCAGTGCGAGCGGATCATggagacaggctggagaaaccgAGCAGTGGGTTACACCCTCATGAATAAGGACTCTTCCCGCTCCCACTCCATCTTTACTGTCAATATGGAAATCTACACCGTAG atGAGCAGGGGCAGGACCACCTTAGGGCCGCAAAACTCAATTTAGTGGATCTGGCAGGAAGCGAGAGACAGTCAAAAACTGGAGCCACGGGGGAGCGGCTCAAAGAGGCCACCAAAATCAACCTCTCCCTCTCAGCTCTGGGCAACGTCATCTCGGCCCTGGTTGACAGCAGGTGTAAGCACATCCCCTACCGAGACTCAAAGCTGACCAGGCTGCTGCAAGACTCCCTCGGAGGGAATACCAAGACGCTGATGGTAGCATGCTTATCTCCAGCTGATAACAACTATGATGAAAGCCTCAGCACTTTGCGCTATGCTAATCGAGCGAAAAACATCAAGAACAAGCCCTGTATCAACGAGGACCCCAAGGATGCTCTGCTGAGGGAGTATCAGGAGGAGATTAAGAAGCTGAAGGCCATTCTAGCTGAACAGATGAGCGCGAATAACTTGTCAG GGCTTCTGCCTGCTGAGACTGCTCACCTGGAAGTGAAGCCAGCTCCCATCCTCAAACCCCAGTTAGATCTTgaagcagagaagcagctgatCAGAGAA GAGTACGAAGAGAGGCTGGCCCGACTAAAGGCCAGCTACGAAGCGGAGCAGGCGTCCCGTGCCCGCCTCGAAGAGGACATCAGTAGCCTGAGGAATCACTACGACCTCAAGCTCTCTGCTCTCGAGGAGAACCTCAGGAAGGAAGCAG CTGCCATGAGGACTGAAACTACTCCCGACGAGACACCCTTGCCTGAAGACTCTGTTGCTGCAGCCGATGAAGAGCCAACATCAGCCCAG GACCCAGCAGCACCTCGGACTGTCCAAGACGCTGGTGGTGTGAGCAGGGGGAGCGCTGGAGCAGAGGTGGCTGTCACTGCTGAGGGGATTTCCGTGCCTGCAGACCAGCAGCAGGTGCTCGCCAG GCTGCAGATGCTAGAACGACAGGTGGTAGGGGGGGAACAGGCTGAAAACAAGGAcctcaaagaaaagcagaaacgcCGGAAAAAATACGCGGCCGAGCGGAGGATGCAGCTGGTGGCCGCGCTGCAGCAGTCTGACGAGGACAGCAGTGATTGGGTTCTGCTGAACGTCTACGACTCCATCCAGGAGGAGGTTCGAGCCAAGAGCAAGCTTCTGGAGAAGGTGCAGAAGAAG CTGCGGGCTGCCGAGACGGAGATCAAAGATCTGCAGTCGGAATTTGAGCTGGAAAAGATCGATTACCTCGGCACCATCCGCCGCCTGGAGCGAGACCTGATgctcttccagcagctgctggatCAGGTGCAGTCCCTCGTCCGGCGTGACTGCAACTACAGCAATCTGGAGAAGGTCAAGCGCGAATCCGTCTGGGATGAGGAAGCCGGCTGCTGGAAAATTCCAGAGCCTGTCATTGAAAAAAGCCGCCTGCCCGCAG CAGttccagcactgccacagcccaaaCCTGCCCGAAAGAGCCCTTTGGCCGAGAGCGGAGAGCTAACG CCCGAGGAAGACCGCTACAAGCTGGTGCTGAACAGGAGCGACAGCGAGACCGTCGCCAGCAACTACTTCCGACCCACGCGGGCCAGCCGGATCCTCCTCCCCGACCCAACCACGAACCGAG ctcccccggggccggcgggggctcCCAGCGgcgcctccccccggccccggcccttcCGCCTCCAGGCCCTCGCCTTGGCCCCGCCGACACCCACCACCAAGCGCAAAAAGGGCAAAGCCGGCCCCAACAGCCGCCCCCTCTGA
- the HP1BP3 gene encoding heterochromatin protein 1-binding protein 3 isoform X1, translated as MATDLSEAEPVHHKALPLLTGAQLIHTDKLSEKVEDDTMPIRRSVNSSSRETPPKSKPADGEEVKADAEVTSEESASVGEEQENETLPAASSEAEQPKEPENEGKGEAKSSEETKKDEKDQSKEKEKKVKKTIPAWATLSASQLARAQKQTQMAATSRPKMDAILTEAIRACFQKSGASVVAIRKYIIHKYPSLELERRGYLLKQALKRELERGIIRQVKGKGASGSFVVVPNAGKTVPKARDRKKSTSASTAEQQVKLEDILPLAFTRLCEPKEASYSLIKKYVSQYYPKLKVDIRPQLLKNALQRAVEKGQLEQITGKGASGTFQLKKSGEKPLLGGTLMEDAILSAIAAMNEPKTCSTTALKKYILENHPGTNSNFQVHLLKRTLQKCEKNGWMEQISGKGFSGTFQLCFPYYPSPDVLYPEKQQDEDSEESDEEEEEESEEEEESEEEESEEEEPPPKKRMQKRPPPKSRSRAPPMKRRESKPKPRKTPAARRGKAKPPPKVKTPAKKAKPAAPAIKKPSGGSSSKKPAASGRKEVKPSAKGKSTMRKSLRAKK; from the exons atggcGACTGATCTGTCTGAAGCTGAACCCGTGCATCATAAGGCGCTTCCACTCTTAACGGGAGCTCAGCTGATCCACACGGACAAGTTAAGTGAG AAAGTTGAAGACGACACGATGCCGATCCGTCGCTCGGTGAATTCTTCTTCCCGGGAAACTCCTCCCAAAAGCAAACCTGCTGATGGTGAAGAGGTCAAAGCAG ATGCAGAAGTCACCTCTGAGGAATCTGCCTCTGTTGGAGAAGAACAAGAGAATGAAACCCTGCCTGCTGCATCCAGTGAAGCAGAACAGCCAAAGGAACCTGAGAatgaagggaagggggaagcaaAGTCCTCAGAAGAAACCAAAAAGGA CGAGAAGGATCAGTctaaggaaaaggagaagaaggtgaaAAAGACCATTCCTGCATGGGCTACTCTTTCTGCTAGCCAGCTAGCTAGAGCACAGAAGCAAACTCAGATGGCTGCCACCTCACGTCCCAAAATGGATGCTATTTTAACTGAGGCCATCAGG gCGTGCTTTCAAAAGAGTGGTGCATCGGTCGTTGCAATACGTAAATACATCATCCACAAATACCCTTCCCTGGAGCTTGAGAGGAGAGGCTATCTGCTAAAGCAAGCATTgaaaagggagctggagagagGAATCATTAGACAG GTGAAAGGAAAGGGAGCTTCTGGGAGCTTTGTGGTGGTGCCTAATGCAGGAAAAACTGTTCCAAAAGCCAGAGACAGAAAG AAAAGCACTTCCGCTTCGACTGCAGAGCAACAAGTCAAGCTGGAAGATATCCTGCCGCTGGCTTTCACCCGCCTTTGTGAGCCGAAGGAAGCTTCTTACAGCCTGATCAAGAAATATGTGTCTCAGTATTACCCCAAACTCAAAGTAGATATAAG ACCCCAGCTGTTGAAGAATGCCCTGCAGAGAGCTGTAGAGAAGGGCCAGTTAGAGCAGATCACAGGGAAGGGAGCGTCTGGGACATTCCAG CTGAAGAAATCAGGGGAGAAGCCCCTGCTGGGTGGGACTCTGATGGAAGATGCCATCCTGTCTGCTATTGCGGCCATGAACGAACCGAAGACCTGCTCCACCACAGCGCTGAAGAAGTATATCCTGGAAAACCACCCAGGGACCAACTCCAACTTCCAGG tgcATCTACTGAAGAGAACCCTGCAGAAATGTGAGAAGAATGGCTGGATGGAGCAAATTTCCGGAAAGGGCTTCAGTGGAACCTTTCAGCTTTGCTTCCCTTATTATCCTAG CCCAGATGTGCTCTACCCAGAGAAGCAGCAGGATGAGGACTCTGAGGAAtctgatgaggaagaagaggaggaatctgaggaggaagaagaatctGAAGAGGAAGAGTCTGAGGAGGAAGAGCCACCACCAAAGAAGAG GATGCAGAAGAGACCGCCTCCAAAATCACGGAGCAGGGCCCCTCCGATGAAGCGAAGAGAGTCCAAACCCAAGCCAAGAAAAACCCCCGCAGCCCGCCGGGGGAAAGCAAAGCCCCCTCCCAAGGTTAAAACCCCTGCTAAGAAAGCcaaaccagcagccccagccatcaAGAAACCCTCTGGTGGCAGCTCTTCCAAGAAACCAGCAGCCAGCGGGAGGAAGGAAGTGAAACCCTCCGCCAAGGGCAAATCCACCATGAGGAAATCTCTCCgggcaaaaaagtaa